The genomic stretch AACTTTCATACCAAGCTCACTTTCTAAACCTTTCTCCGCCACAGCTTCATTCATTTTAAGACCATCTAACATGAATTTTACATCTTCAAAATCCATTTTTTCTATTTCCTTAACTATGTCATATATTTTCATATCATATATAAAAGTGTATGGCTCTTTTTTCACTTCACTTTTATTAGATTCTTCTAATATTATTTCTTCATTTTTCTTAATAAAAGTAAAATTTGTATGCTTATTACTAATTACAGTTTCCACCGTGCCATTATGTTTTTTTAATTTTACTTCAATATATACCTTCTCATCCGTATCCTTAATTCCTATTTTAACTTTTCCACTTTTTAATAATTCTTTAGCTTCTTCTATGTGATGAGACTGGATATCCGCTAATACATTTAATACTTTCTCACTCTTTCCTCCCACTAATCCTAGTGCCGCTGCAATTTCTAATCCAACTTCCTTTGTATTAGGAATTCCTACGCACAATCCATTCTTATATACATTAGGAGAAAGTAAAACCTCCGCACTCTGAATTTCTCCATCTAATAATTCCTTTGCCTTTGCACAACCTAAAGCCACAGCTATTGGTTCTGTACACCCCATGGCAGGGACAACTTCTCCTTGTAGTAATTTTATGATTCCATCCTTTAAATTCATTATAAATCCCCTCTCCATTCATTATATCTGATTATTTATTTTGCAATTATCATGCCAATGGCTCAAAGAGGGTTTTTACCTATTGTTCCAAATCCCCAGTCTCATTTTGAGAAAAAAACGTAAAAAAACAGTCTCATTATGAGATTTTTTCTCATAATGAGACTGTGATATTATAACTTTTAATTTTCCTATACATGGTAGCTCTTCCTAATCCTAAGGCTCTAGCAGCCTTTTCTACAGCCTGTTTATCACCCTTATAATACTCTAATGCCTTTTCTATTTCTCTTCTCTCTAAATCCTTTATAGGGATTATTCTTTCCTCTATATTTTTGCAGCACTCCTTCTTCTTTTTCAACCTTACCGGTAGATCTTCCATTCCTATGAAATTGAGATTACACATATTAACTGCATACTCTATGGAGTTTTCCAATTCCCTCACATTACCAGGCCAACTATACTTTTTAAATATATCTATTGCATCTTTATTAAAACCTAATATGTTTTTGTTTAACTTTTTATTACACTTCCTCAAAAGTTCATATATTATATTTTCCACATCTTCCTTCCTTTCCCTTAAAGGAGGTATATGGATTGGTATTACATTTAATCTATAAAATAGATCTTCTCTAAATTCCCCTTCCAAAACTTTCTTTTCTAAATCCCTGTTTGTGGCAGCAATTATCCTAACATCTACAGATATATTATCATTAGCTCCTATCTTTTCTATAGTATATTCTTGCAATACCCTTAACAATTTAGTTTGAAGGTGTATTGGCATATCTCCTATTTCATCTAAAAATATAGTCCCCTTATTTGCTAATTCAAATTTACCTGCTCTTCCACCCTTTTTTCCACCCGTAAATGAGCCTTCCTCATATCCAAACAATTCACTTTCAAGCAAGCTCTCAGGTATGGCTGCACAGTTTATGGGAATAAACGGTCCTTTTCCCCTATTACTATTAAAATGAATTGCCCTTGCAAACAATTCCTTTCCCGTTCCACTCTCTCCATGAATTAATACGGTAGAATTTGAAAAGGAAGCTTTCTTAGCATCTTTTTTAACCTGCTCCATGACAAAACTATTTCCTATAATATCATCAAAGGTTGTAATTATATTTGTATTAGATATGTAATTTACCACTTCTAACATTTCACATACGTTAGAAAAAGTAAACACCATCCCTATCTTACTTCCTTCTACTTCTATCAATTTTCCACTATAAAAACCTCTTATGGAACAATCTGCATGATTATATTCAAAGGGAATATTTTTAACTTCTTCATTGCCCGTTAAAATTTCATTTACATTTATATTCTCTATTAAATCTATTATATTAATTCCCTTTAATTTATTTCCATCCATATTAAATAATTCAGTGGCTTTAAAATTAAATTGAATTATCTTTCCTTCTTCATCAACAGCAACTATACTTTTATCCACTGAATTTAATACGGTCTCTAATTCCTTTAATAATAATTTTATTTTTTCTGTCTTCTCTAGTTCTATTAGTTTAGTTCCTATTAAATCTGCCATTTTATTTAAAAAGTCCAATAGATCTTCCCTATTCTTTATTATTTCCTTCCTCTGCTCTTCATTTAATGCTATTAACCCTATAACTCCTACAGGCTCATCCTTTACCTTTATAGGACAACATACTTCCGCATATTCTTTGCAGTTTTCCTTATCCTTACACCGTTTACAAACTGCATGCTCCTTTGGATTTTCCACAACAAGGCCCTCTCCAGTTTTCAAGGAATACGCAAATATAGAATCCACATCTATTCGATTATTAAAAGAGGCTTTTTTTTCACCTGTTACAGCTATCCGATCCAGGTTCTTATCCACTATGGTAACTTCCACTTTCATGACACTGGCAATAGCTTGAGCAATACTCTGCACACTAGATACAATCTTTTTAAGTTCCATTAATATCCTCCTTTTCTATATAATAAAATAGAGTAGAACTATTTATTCTACCCTCTCTAGTTTAACTTGATTATAAAAATTTTCCACATTATTAATATCTACAAATCCAATTTTCTTTTCTATTACGTTGGCTGTTCCTGTGGCTACGGCATACTTAAAGGCCTCTTGTATGTCATTTTCCTTTAAAAGAGTCACTGCAAATCCCGCTACAAAAGCATCACCACATCCTATAGAGTTTATAGCCTCAACTGGTCCCCCAACTTTCACCCTATAAGCTTCATCCTTAGTAACAAATATGGCCCCATCTTTTCCTAAAGATATAGATACCACTTCCACCCCTTGTCTACAAATATGTTTACATTCAAATATTATTTCTCTCTCACTATTTAACTCATAACCTACCAACTCTTCTAATTCAGGTAGGTTTGGCTTTATCATAAAAGGCTTTGCCTTTATAGCTTCTTTCAAATATTCTCCACTTGCATCTATTATCATCTTAACATTATTATCTTTAGCGATCTTAACCATATCTCCATATATGGTTTTAGGTAGTCCCCTTGGTACAGTTCCAGCAGCAATTATTATTCTACTGTATTTTAGTACCTTTACAAACTCTTTTACAAATTCATTTAATTCACTTTTACTTACTACAGGTCCATATTCCCCTAATATAGTTTCCGTATTGTTTACAGGATCAACAATTGCAGTAAATATTCTGGATGGTTCCTTAATTTCTACAAAGGAAGTGTCTATTCCTAACTTATATAGTTCAGATTTAATAAACTCACCTGTGTAGCCACCTAGAAAACCTGTAGCATTCATTCTTTCACCTAAAATAGATGCTACACGGGCAACATTTAGCCCTTTTCCTCCAGCAGTAATTTTCACATCATCCACATGATATCTCTTATTCGGTTTAAAATCATTTATTATATACGCCCTATCTACTGCAGGGTTTAAGGTAACTGTAGTAATCATATGATCCCCTTCTTAAGCAAAATAATACAAACTTATTATATAATTAAAATGTAATATTTGCAAAGATTTTTTAAAATATACTACTTATTATTTTTATTGCCTAATGTTTATTTTATACAATATTTCCTTTATTTCTTTTAAAAGTACTACAATTTTATTAAGAGTATATTGAATACTGACTAATATTATAAAAAAAACCATAATAACCATAATTTTGTAATCCATCTTATCGCCCTCCCTATTTTACCTATTATAATCTATTTTAAATATTTTAATCAACGATTAAGTTATTAAATAACAACAAAATAGAGAAGTAACGCAACTTGTCACTTCCCCTTAAAATCTTATTCCTTTAATTTATTATTATTGTCACTTATTTCCATTTTGGATACAGAAACTTCATAAGCCACCTTAGTTATTACATCTTCTTCATTTAATTTCTTTTGATATTCTCTACTTTGAGCTCTTCCCCATATCTTTATATGATCTCCAACTTTTAACTTTTCAGAAAATCTAGCATTTCTTCCCCATGCAATACAGGGAATATAATCAGATTTATTATAAGGCCTATTTACTGCTATTAACATATCAGTTATTTCTCTACCAAATGGAGTAGATCGATATACGGGTTCTTTGCATATATATCCATCTAAAAATACTTGGTTAGGATTTTTTATTTCTTCTTCTTCAAAAATTTCCATATCACGAGCAAAAACTGTAATAACTAATTTGTTCCTGCCATTCACATACTTATTATATGAACGCAACTGTCCTTCTATTTTCAGTTTAGTACCACATTTAATGTTTTCTCCCATTAATATTCTCTCTGATATAGTAATGGGTAACACATCATTATATTCACTGAGTCTTGGAACTTTAATATCTAGTGAATAAAAACCTTCTCCATACATTTCATGACTAAAACTCAAAGGAGAACATACTTCACCTATTACACTCACCAGATTCGTATCAATAACCTTGTCAGTCATCCCCCCACGCTCCTTCCTATTTCTTGTGTACTTTTAGGGCTTATCTACAATTATATCTATTCATTTTTTTAATATAATATGATAAGAAAATTAACTTTTTTCTCTGAAAGGAGTTTTATTGGGGTAAAAATATTTTTATAATCGGCAAAAATTTCACCTTTATCCAAAGCTATGTATTATTACACTTTTATCCTAAGGCTTTTTTCCATAAGATTCTATTGA from Anaeromicrobium sediminis encodes the following:
- a CDS encoding 1-phosphofructokinase family hexose kinase encodes the protein MITTVTLNPAVDRAYIINDFKPNKRYHVDDVKITAGGKGLNVARVASILGERMNATGFLGGYTGEFIKSELYKLGIDTSFVEIKEPSRIFTAIVDPVNNTETILGEYGPVVSKSELNEFVKEFVKVLKYSRIIIAAGTVPRGLPKTIYGDMVKIAKDNNVKMIIDASGEYLKEAIKAKPFMIKPNLPELEELVGYELNSEREIIFECKHICRQGVEVVSISLGKDGAIFVTKDEAYRVKVGGPVEAINSIGCGDAFVAGFAVTLLKENDIQEAFKYAVATGTANVIEKKIGFVDINNVENFYNQVKLERVE
- a CDS encoding L-cysteine desulfidase family protein → MNLKDGIIKLLQGEVVPAMGCTEPIAVALGCAKAKELLDGEIQSAEVLLSPNVYKNGLCVGIPNTKEVGLEIAAALGLVGGKSEKVLNVLADIQSHHIEEAKELLKSGKVKIGIKDTDEKVYIEVKLKKHNGTVETVISNKHTNFTFIKKNEEIILEESNKSEVKKEPYTFIYDMKIYDIVKEIEKMDFEDVKFMLDGLKMNEAVAEKGLESELGMKVGSSLEGNIKKGILSDDLLNTAMMFTAAASDARMSGINMSVMSSNGSGNNGLTAILPIVAYMRKYNVEDEKLAKAVAISHVINSYVKHYIGRLSALCGCAVAASTGAGVAIGWLMGANHAQIDGIVKNMIANLSGMICDGAKVGCALKLSTSASAAIQAVLLSLNDAIVPTRNGIVGETAEETIKNLGVLSEKGMKITDAVILNIMNHMQECH
- a CDS encoding sigma-54-dependent Fis family transcriptional regulator codes for the protein MELKKIVSSVQSIAQAIASVMKVEVTIVDKNLDRIAVTGEKKASFNNRIDVDSIFAYSLKTGEGLVVENPKEHAVCKRCKDKENCKEYAEVCCPIKVKDEPVGVIGLIALNEEQRKEIIKNREDLLDFLNKMADLIGTKLIELEKTEKIKLLLKELETVLNSVDKSIVAVDEEGKIIQFNFKATELFNMDGNKLKGINIIDLIENINVNEILTGNEEVKNIPFEYNHADCSIRGFYSGKLIEVEGSKIGMVFTFSNVCEMLEVVNYISNTNIITTFDDIIGNSFVMEQVKKDAKKASFSNSTVLIHGESGTGKELFARAIHFNSNRGKGPFIPINCAAIPESLLESELFGYEEGSFTGGKKGGRAGKFELANKGTIFLDEIGDMPIHLQTKLLRVLQEYTIEKIGANDNISVDVRIIAATNRDLEKKVLEGEFREDLFYRLNVIPIHIPPLRERKEDVENIIYELLRKCNKKLNKNILGFNKDAIDIFKKYSWPGNVRELENSIEYAVNMCNLNFIGMEDLPVRLKKKKECCKNIEERIIPIKDLERREIEKALEYYKGDKQAVEKAARALGLGRATMYRKIKSYNITVSL
- a CDS encoding single-stranded DNA-binding protein; this encodes MTDKVIDTNLVSVIGEVCSPLSFSHEMYGEGFYSLDIKVPRLSEYNDVLPITISERILMGENIKCGTKLKIEGQLRSYNKYVNGRNKLVITVFARDMEIFEEEEIKNPNQVFLDGYICKEPVYRSTPFGREITDMLIAVNRPYNKSDYIPCIAWGRNARFSEKLKVGDHIKIWGRAQSREYQKKLNEEDVITKVAYEVSVSKMEISDNNNKLKE